The following are encoded in a window of Phaseolus vulgaris cultivar G19833 chromosome 3, P. vulgaris v2.0, whole genome shotgun sequence genomic DNA:
- the LOC137808247 gene encoding probable esterase KAI2 — MGIVEEAHNVKVLGSGTRYIVLAHGFGTDQSVWKHLVPHLLDDFRVVLYDNMGAGTTNPDYFDFDRYSTLEGYAFDLLAILEELCVHSCIFLGHSVSAMIGTLASISRPDLFAKIIMLSANPRYVNDMEYFGGFEQEDLDQLFNAMAANYKAWCSGFAPMAVGGDMDSVVVQEFSRTLFNMRPDIAFSVLQTIFQSDMRQILNLVTVPCHIIQSKKDLAVPIVVAEYLHQRIGGDSVVEVLSTEGHLPQLSSPDIVIPVILKHIGLDIATKQVCLSVN, encoded by the exons ATGGGGATTGTGGAAGAAGCTCACAACGTGAAGGTTTTGGGATCCGGCACGCGCTACATAGTTCTGGCTCACGGCTTTGGCACAGACCAATCCGTGTGGAAACACCTCGTACCTCATCTCCTCGACGACTTTCGTGTCGTGCTCTACGACAACATGGGAGCCGGCACCACCAACCCCGATTACTTCGATTTCGACCGCTATTCCACCTTGGAAGGCTATGCCTTCGACCTGCTTGCTATCTTAGAAGAGCTTTGTGTTCATTCATGCATCTTTCTTGGTCACTCTGTCTCCGCTATGATCGGTACTCTCGCTTCTATTTCTCGCCCAGATCTATTCGCCAAAATCATCATGCTCTCCGCTAACCCTAG GTATGTAAACGACATGGAGTATTTCGGAGGGTTTGAGCAGGAAGATCTGGACCAACTATTCAACGCTATGGCGGCGAATTACAAGGCATGGTGCTCAGGGTTCGCTCCAATGGCCGTTGGAGGGGACATGGACTCCGTGGTGGTGCAGGAGTTCAGCCGAACCTTGTTCAATATGCGCCCAGACATTGCGTTCAGCGTGTTGCAGACCATTTTCCAAAGCGACATGCGGCAAATTCTCAACCTCGTCACAGTCCCTTGCCACATCATCCAAAGCAAGAAGGACTTAGCGGTTCCCATCGTGGTCGCTGAGTACCTCCACCAACGCATTGGCGGCGACTCCGTCGTTGAAGTCCTGTCGACGGAGGGCCACCTACCGCAACTGAGTTCGCCCGATATCGTTATTCCCGTGATACTAAAACACATTGGCCTCGACATTGCAACGAAGCAAGTTTGTTTAagtgtaaattaa